Below is a window of Acidobacteriota bacterium DNA.
ATGCGCACTCGTAGAATTTATTGGATGGTAGTCATAGCGCTCGTCGCGTTCGGTGTCGCAGTGTCCGCACAGGACACGCCCGAAAAAGAAATTAAACATATTCCCATCAAGTCCACTTCGCCCGCTTCGGGCATCGAGATGTATCAAACGTACTGCGCGGTCTGTCACGGAAAAGACGGCCGTGGAGAGGGTCCTGCGGCATCGGCGCTCAAAGTTCCACCGACCGACCTCACCCTTCTCGCTCAGAAAAATGGCGGCAAGTATCCGTCGATGAAGGTCGTCACCACCATTCGCGGCGAAGAGCCTCTTCCCGCCCACGGCAGCAAAGACATGCCGATCTGGGGAAAACTTTTCTGGAGCCTGAGCGGTGGCCACGAAGCCCAGGTACAGCAGCGCGTCTCCAATTTGAACTCGTACATCGAGTCGCTGCAGAAGAAGTAGAAGCTACGGCGGATGGCAATACGCTCCCCCGGCGTATTCCCATCCGCTTGATTCCTCGCATCGGTTGCCGCCGCACCTCGCCTGCTGCTAGAGTTCTCTTAAAGAGCGATGGAATTTCGCTAGACAAATTTCCTGGAACCACGCTCTTCGCTCAACTCACCGTTAACGATCGATACTTCACCGGCATCTTCCAGGATGCCGCACATAAGAACCCATGTTCAGGCAATGGACATTCCTGAAGCGCCATTGGACTCTGGTCCAATACAGCAGCGCCGTTCTGGCCGCCTGGGTCGCTCTCAGTTTGTGGACATTCTCGCCTGTCCTGCATCGCCATCCGTTTGCTCTTTTTCTCGCCGCTGTCGTTGTCACAGCCCGCTTCTTCGGACTCGGGCCCGCACTGTTCTGCTGCGCCGTCTCCACGGCCTGCCTGGACTTCATTGTGTTTCTGCCACGCTACAGCTTCGCCATCAACACCCGTGACGATGCCGAACGGCTCGCCGTATTTCTCGCGCTCGCCATCTTGGTGGGAAGTCTCGCGCGCCAGCGGACCCTGGCGGAACTGAGAGCAGAACGCAGCATGCACGAGATGGCCGCCATCGTCGAATGTTCTGACGACGCCATCTTCAGCATCACTCCGGCGGGAATCATCGCCACCTGGAATCGCGGCGCCGAACAGCTTTATGGCTACACCGCGGTCGAAGCGGTCGGTGCTCCGGTCCTGATGCTTGTGCCCCTCGACCGCCGTGACGAGGCGGAGCGCAATCAGCAAATGCTCCTTCGCGGCGCATCGGTAGAACCCTACAAGACCGAACGTATGCACAAGGATGGAACTCTCGTTCCTGTGCTGTTTACCGTCTCGCCTCTACGGAGCCGTGAAGGAAACATTGTCGGCGCCTCCGCAATCGCGCGCGACATCTCCGAGCAGCAACGTTCCGAAGAAGCCGTCCGCCGCAGCGACAAGCTCGCCACCGCCGGACGCCTGGCCGCCTCGATTGCGCATGAGATCAACAATCCACTCGAGGCCGTGCTCAACCTGCTTTACCTCGCCCGCAACGATCCTCACCGCGCCGGACAATATCTCGAAATGGCAGAACAGGAAGTCGTGCGAGTCGCGCGCCTCGCGCAATCCACTCTGGGATTTGTTCGCGATACTTCTTCGCCGGGTCCGATGGATGCCGCCCGCATCATGGATGAAGTGCTCGATTTCTATGCCCACAAGCTCCAGGCCAAGCAGATCGGTGTAACTCGGCGCTATCGCGGCAACGCACAAATCAGGGGCTACTCCGGTGAGGTCCGCCAGTTGCTGACCAACCTCTTGATGAACGCCGCGGACGCCGTGAACCACGACGGGACCATCGATGTCCGCGTCGCCCACCAGTGGTCCGGCGGAAACGAAGGCGTCCGTATCACTTTGTTCGACAACGGTAGCGGGATTCCCGCCGACGCCCTGCGCCGCATCTTCGAACCCTTCTACAGCACCAAACAGGACGCCGGCACCGGCCTCGGACTCTGGGTTTCCCGCGGTATCGTCGAACGGCACGGAGGATCGATCCGAGTCCGCAGCCGAATCACAGGCCCCCATCGCGGAACCGTATTCTCGATCTTCCTCCCCAACTCCTACGTGGCCAGTCGCGTAGCGTAGAGTCTCTCCCCGCGACCTCAGCGGCTAAAAGCTCTGGACCTTGCCCGGCCGCCCGCGAGGCCGCCCCGCATCCGCTTTGTTAGCAAACACTTGCACCGGGCCAAGAGGACACTGACCTTAGTACCTTAGAAGCCGGGTACCGACCCGGCATATAATCGCCAAACACAGACAAACTGGGCACTTAGCTAACGTGGACCCCCTGCTTTCCATCACGATCTTCGCTCTGGGACTGGCCTTCGGCAGTTTCCTGAACGTGTGCATCTACCGCCTGCCTCTGGGCAAGTCGGTGGTCGCGCCGAGATCTGCGTGTCCACACTGTGAAAAATTCATCCCGCTCTACGACAACTTGCCCGTGCTGAGTTGGCTGATCCTGCGTGGAAAATGCCGCAACTGCAAGGAACCCATCTCGCCGCGCTATCTCGTGGTTGAGTTGATCACGGGTTTGCTGTTCCTCGGTTGCTACGCTCACTTCGGACTCACGCTGGCGATGTTGAAGTGCATCGTCCTCGGCTATCTTCTGCTCGGCCTCATCTTCACGGACGCGGAAACGAAACTTCTTCCTGACGCGCTTACCTTGCCCGGGTTCGCGCTTGGCATCGTGTTCAGCTTGCTCGTGCCGGTCGACGATCTCGCCACGCGCATCATGCCTGGCCTGTTCTCTCTGCCCGTCAGCGGAGATTTTTCCTGGCGCTTGTGGTCGCTGGCAGACTCCGCGCTGGGAGCCATCGTTGGAGCTTCCTTCCTGTACGGCGCGGCCGCGATTTATCTACGCGCTCGCGGTGTAGAAGGAATGGGCTTCGGCGACGTCAAGTTAATGGCGATGATCGGCGCATTCCTCGGCACCAAGCTCACCGTGCTGACCATTTTCGCGGCATCACTGGCGGGATCGCTCTTCGGAATCAGTACCATCCTCGCCGTCTGGATCAAGCGCACGCGCAGAAACGCCTCACGCGGAAGCTCCTCGCCGGACGCTCGACGCCGCGCATGGATTTCCGCCCGACTCGCGCTGCGTCATTACGAAATGCCGTTTGGAGTCTTCCTTGGAAGCATGGCGTTCCTTGCCTTTTTCTTCGGCAACGATCTGCTGCATTGGTATTGGGGGTTGCTGTGAATCTCCTGCTCAATCCGGTGGTCATGCGTTTGGGGATGCTCCTGATGGTCGCTATTGTCGCGTTCGTACTCGGCGCAATTGCGATCCGTCACCTCCGCAAGAGCATGGTCACGGAGACCGCTTCATTTTCGCAGTCGCCCATGTCCGCTGACGGATTGCCGATTCACAGCTATCACGCGGTCATTCAGCAACTGAAACAGCAGAAACACGAACTCACCGCGCTCCAGCAGGCTGACCGGAGAAAAGCGAAAGCGTCCGACACGCTGAGCGCCACCGTGCTGGCGAATCTCTCCTGCGGCGTGATGTTTTTCAATGCCAGCGGATTAGTCCGCCATGCAAATGCCATGTCCCGCCAGATCCTGGGATTCGCCTCTCCCGTGGGCTTGCGCGCCAATGAACTGTTCCGCAACGCAACTTTGCAGGACAGCCAGTTCAACACCATCGACGAGGCGCTCGCTCCCGCCGTTACGGGCGAATCCGTCGTGCGTGGACTCGTCCTGAATTACATCAGTCCCGACGGCGCGAAGCGCGTACTCGATCTGACCGTGTCTCCCGTGCTCGGAGAAGACGCCAGTTTGATGGGAACAACGTTCGTCCTGACGGACCGTACCGAGATCGCGCGCATCCGGCAGGATCAGGAAATGCGCCAGGAAGTTTCCGCCGAAATGGCGCTGGAACTAAGAGGCTCTCTGACTACCATCGCAGGCTACGCGCAACAACTGGCGCACACCCGCGACAACGAAATGGCGCGCCAAATCGCCGACGACATCGCCAGCGAAGCCGCCCAACTTGACCGGACGATCGGCAGTTTCCTGTCCGGCAGTGCCAAGGCGGCAAGCACGAGTTCTTGAGATTGAGCAGTACAGACCACCACAGCAGGCACGCGACTGGATCGCAACCTGCGGAAGGATGATCAAATGAAGCGCACAATCTGGATGGCCATCGGAATCCTGCTCCTCAGCGGAGTCAACCTCGCCTCTGCCCAGGCTCTCGGAGACGTAGCCCGCACCGCCCGTAAAGGCAAGGCACCGCAGACCACCACGCATCACTACGACAACGACAACCTTCCCACCACCGATCATCTGAGTGTCGTCGGCCCGGCACCGGCTACGACTGCCAGCGATGCGAACCAGTCGGCCGAATTGAATAACGGAAGCCAGCAGCCCGCACCGGCCGCTGCGGCTCCTGCCGTCGATCCCAAAGTCGCCGAAGCCGATCGTAAGAAGGCTGCCGACGAATGGAAAGACAAGCTCGACTCGCAGAAGAAGACGATCGAAGCTCTCAATCACGAACTGGATCTTACCCAGCGTGAATACCGCCTGCGCGCCGTCGCCCAGTATTCCGACGCCGGCAACCGCCTGCGCAACTCCGCCCAGTGGGACAAGGAAGAAGTCGACTTCAAGAAGCAGTTGGAGGAAAAACAGAAAGCGGTCGACGCCGCCAAAGTGGATCTAGACAACCTGCAGGAACAAGCCCGTAAAGCCGGCGTGAAAGACCGCGAGTAGCTTACTCAGTTTTGCTCTTTGACTCTCCTGGCGCAGCAGTTCACTGCTGCGCCTTCGCCTTTTTTGCAGCCGCAAAGCAGAGTTGTTCGTTAGGCCAGCGCGTCAGCGCTCTACCTCTTTCGCTTTCCCCAACCGCTCGCGTATCTGCCGCGCATGATGCCGTCCATGCACCCAATGGAATTTCCGCCACTGCCCAGCCGTGAACGGTCCTAGCACGGGATGATCCAAGATTCGCGCGTCCGCGCCGAACTTTCGTTCGCACTCCGCAAACCCCTGATCCATCTTCTGAATCTCGGGAATGATTTCGCGCACCACCTGATCGGACGGCATCCCCTTTGGCACGGCCCGTTCCGGAGACTTTCTGCCGCTCGGAAGATAGCCCGCTTTCACCACCACCAGCGCGCTCAACCGCTGCTTCAGCGTGGCTTGCGTCCCCAATGGCGCCCCGCTCTCCAGGCACTTGGCGATTCCTTTGTTGGTGTTGTGATAAGTCAAATACAAATGCTCCAGCACCTGCGCCGAACTCCACTTCCCGTCCGCGCCTTCTCCCATTTGCTCGGGACGCGCGACGGTCATTGTCTTTTCGAGTTCCTGCTGTAGCTTTTCCAAATAGGAATCCATGCGCACGCTCCAGTACAATATCGATGCACTCAAACATAGAAATGCTACAGGAAATCAATATGAAAAAGTTGGCGATTGCCTTGTTCGCGCTGGCGCTTGCAACCATGACGGCATGTTCCTCCGAACCCAGCAAGCCGTCGGAAGCGGAAAAGCCAAAAGCTCCCGAGCCACTCACCGGACGAGTTGCATTCCAGAAATGCTATGTCGCCGCGCGCGGCTGGGCCCGTGACGCGCAACCGTTCCGGCTCGAATCCCAACTCATCGGAGACTCCAAAGGTCGCGAGGGTAAGTCGCTGGCTTGGCGAGCTGGACTCGCTTCCGTCCTGCAGCATTCCACCCGTCCCTATACCTGGGCCAGCGGAGATGTTTCATTCGGCGTCGAGGACACTTACAGCCCCACTAACACCAGCACCAAGGTGTTCGACATCGCTTTCTTGAAAGTCGACTCCAATCAGGCTCTTGAAACCGCGCAGAAACACGGCGGAGACAAGCTTCTGGAAAAAGCTCCCGACACACCGGTTTTGTACATGCTCGATTGGAACAATCAGACCAACGAGCTTGTCTGGCACGTGATTTACGGCACCGACCGAGCCAGCGCCAAGTTGACGATCGCAGTCAACGCATCGAGTGGCGAGTTTATCCGGGAGGAAAAGTAGTTTTGAAGCAGGTTGCTTTTGAAGTAGCCTGAGTTACTGGACGAGATACTTCCACCTCTCCCCTGCGGGGACCGTTGTATACTTCCTTTCTGCCTTAATCCCCCACCTTGGCAGGAGGTCAGTCCATGAGTCCCAGCCTGTTTCGCGTGTTCGTAGCGACCCTCGTTCTTACTAATATCTCCGCACTATTCGCGCAAACCCAGCCGCCCGGCCCTTTGCCCAAGCGCCACCGCGACGAACTGGTCTTCGTCGCCAATCAATCTGCCAATACCGTGTCCGCATACCAGATCAAGTCCAACGGCGGACTGCTACCTGTACCCGGCTCGCCCTTTCCCGCGGGAGGGGCTCCAAACTCCATCGCCGTGGTTCCCTCCGGACGATTCGCCTACGTAGCCGATGTCATTCCCGGCGGGATCACCGCATTCAGCGTGGCTCATAGCGGCGCCCTGACTCCTCTGTCTGGTTCGCCGTTCTCCGCTCCGACCGGCACCGCCTCGCTGACCATCGATCCGAGTGGACGGTTCCTGTACGCGCTCAACTGCGGAGCGAACTGTTCCGGAACCGGCAACGGCAACATCAATTCCTATGCGATCGATGAGGAAACAGGAAGCCTGACTCCCATCGGGCCTGCCGTGAACGCGGGACAGTATCCCTATTCACTCGCCGTCGAACCGGCCGGCCAGTTCGCCTACGTAGCCTCCGCCGGGTCAGGCGAGGTTTTCTCTTACACCATCGATAGCCACACGGGAGCCTTGACGCAAATTGGATCACCCATCGCCTCCGGAAACCGTCCGATTTTCATCGTCGTCGAGCCATGGGGGCAGTACGTATACGCCGCCAACACCGGATCGAATAACATTTCCGGCTTCTCCATCAACTTCGATGGGTCGCTCAGCGTGGTTGCCGGATCTCCGTTTGCTGCAAGTGACTTCACCGCCGCCATCGCAGCCTCTCGCAACGGTCATTTTCTGATCGTTCCCACGGGTCCCGGCTCCTTCGTCTACGACGTCACGGACTCGGGCGCGTTGATCACGGTGCCAGGTTCACCTTTCGCCGGCGGAGGCTTGCCCAACGACGTTGCGATCAACACGACCGATGGTTTCGCGTATGTCGTGAATCGCTCCTCCAACGATGTCTCGGCCTACCGCTTCAACGATAAGAAAGGAACTTTGATTCCAGTCGCCGGATCGCCATTCCCCGCCGGCTCTTTCGCCGCCGCCATCACGAGCGCACCTGCTCCCACGCGCTAGAGGCCGGTGAAGCGAGGGTCAGTCTGCGCAAACCACAACCCGTTATTAGTTGATCCAGCCCGGTTGAACCAAACCTTGAATGCGTTTATTGTCGATCATCCACCATCGCACTCCGGGGGAATGATCGGCCATGCCACAGGTGATTCGTTCCGCGAAAGTCTACGACGTCTGCATTGTCGGTTCTGGCGCCGGTGGTGGTATGGCCGCCAAGGTCCTCACCGAGGGCGGACTCAGCGTCGCTCTTCTCGAAGCCGGTCCTCCACTTAACCCCGACAAAGACTTCAAGGAGCACGTCTGGCCCTACGAACTTCCCCATCGTGGAGCGGGCGTCGCCGGCAATGCTTTGAAACCCGGCAATGGCATGGAGAACGAGTTCCTCGCGCCCACCGGCGCATGGACGATTGAAGGCGAACCCTACAGCACCGCGCCCGGATCCAAGTTTCGCTGGTTCCGTTCCCGCATCGTCGGCGGTCGCACCAACCACTGGGGGCGCATCGCCCTTCGCTTCGCTCCGGTGGATTTCCACGTCAAGACGCACGACGGTCTGGGCGATGACTGGCCCATCACCTACGAAGACGTCGCGCCTTACTACGACCAGGTCGAGTCTTATATCGGCGTGTTCGGCACTAAGGAAAATTTCCCGAGCGCGCCGGACGGCATTTTCCAGCCGCCGCCAAAATTGCGCTGCTCGGAAGTGATCCTGAAAGCAGCCTGCGAAAAAGTTGGAATCCCGTGCATTCCCGCCCGCCTGGCCGTTCTCACTCGTCCCCTTAACGGACGCCCTGCGTGCCACTATTGCGGACAATGTGGCCGTGGCTGCCGCGTTGCGGCCAACTTCAGCTCCAGCCAGGTCCTGATTCCTCCCGCACAAAAGACGGGACGCCTTACCCTGATCACCGGCGCCATGGCCCGCGAAATTCTTGTCGGCAAGGATGGCCGCGCTGAGGGCGTTTCCTATATCGATAAAGCCACGCTGTCCGAGAAGCGCATACACGCAAAAGCAGTCGTCGTGGCTGCCAGCGCGTGCGAGTCGGCGCGCCTGCTTCTCAATTCCAAATCCTCACTTTTCCCGGACGGAATCGCGAACACCTCCGGCACCGTGGGACGCTACCTGATGGACTCGGTTGGAAGCAGCGGCGCTGGATACTTCCCGCAAATGGAAAAGATTCCGCCGCACAATCACGACGGTACCGGCGGCATGCACGTCTACGTTCCCTGGTGGAAGTTCGATCGCCAGAATGATTTCCCGCGCGGCTACCACATCGAAATGGGTGGCGGCCGAGACATGCCCGGCATCGGCATGTTCCACGATCTCTGCGACGATGTGGAGGGTTACGGCGCAAGCCTGAAACAAGCCTGCCGCAAGAGTTATGGCACCGTCATGGGCCTGAGCGGACGAGGCGAAATGATTCCCAATCCTGACAGCTTCTGCGAAATTGATCCCGACCGCGTCGACCAGTGGGGCATTCCCACACTGCGCTTCCATTTCAAGTGGAGCGATCACGAAATCAAAATGGCGAAGGATATGCAGCAGACTTTCCGCTCGATCGTGGAGGCTGCCGGCGGAACCTATCTCACCAAGACCGATCCCGATGGAGAAAATCCCTACGGCATTGCGGACGGCGGCGTCATCATCCACGAGATCGGGACGGCCCGCATGGGCCCCGATCCGAAGACCTCGGTGCTGAATGGATACTGCCAGGCGCACGATGTGAAGAATCTATTCGTCACCGACGGCGCCAGTTTCGTCAGCAATCCCGACAAGAATCCGACGCTCACCATCCTTGCGTTGTCGTGGCGTGCATCCGACTACCTGCTCGAACAGGCGAAGAAGGGGAAC
It encodes the following:
- a CDS encoding c-type cytochrome, which codes for MRTRRIYWMVVIALVAFGVAVSAQDTPEKEIKHIPIKSTSPASGIEMYQTYCAVCHGKDGRGEGPAASALKVPPTDLTLLAQKNGGKYPSMKVVTTIRGEEPLPAHGSKDMPIWGKLFWSLSGGHEAQVQQRVSNLNSYIESLQKK
- a CDS encoding PAS domain S-box protein: MFRQWTFLKRHWTLVQYSSAVLAAWVALSLWTFSPVLHRHPFALFLAAVVVTARFFGLGPALFCCAVSTACLDFIVFLPRYSFAINTRDDAERLAVFLALAILVGSLARQRTLAELRAERSMHEMAAIVECSDDAIFSITPAGIIATWNRGAEQLYGYTAVEAVGAPVLMLVPLDRRDEAERNQQMLLRGASVEPYKTERMHKDGTLVPVLFTVSPLRSREGNIVGASAIARDISEQQRSEEAVRRSDKLATAGRLAASIAHEINNPLEAVLNLLYLARNDPHRAGQYLEMAEQEVVRVARLAQSTLGFVRDTSSPGPMDAARIMDEVLDFYAHKLQAKQIGVTRRYRGNAQIRGYSGEVRQLLTNLLMNAADAVNHDGTIDVRVAHQWSGGNEGVRITLFDNGSGIPADALRRIFEPFYSTKQDAGTGLGLWVSRGIVERHGGSIRVRSRITGPHRGTVFSIFLPNSYVASRVA
- a CDS encoding prepilin peptidase translates to MDPLLSITIFALGLAFGSFLNVCIYRLPLGKSVVAPRSACPHCEKFIPLYDNLPVLSWLILRGKCRNCKEPISPRYLVVELITGLLFLGCYAHFGLTLAMLKCIVLGYLLLGLIFTDAETKLLPDALTLPGFALGIVFSLLVPVDDLATRIMPGLFSLPVSGDFSWRLWSLADSALGAIVGASFLYGAAAIYLRARGVEGMGFGDVKLMAMIGAFLGTKLTVLTIFAASLAGSLFGISTILAVWIKRTRRNASRGSSSPDARRRAWISARLALRHYEMPFGVFLGSMAFLAFFFGNDLLHWYWGLL
- a CDS encoding PAS domain-containing protein, which translates into the protein MNLLLNPVVMRLGMLLMVAIVAFVLGAIAIRHLRKSMVTETASFSQSPMSADGLPIHSYHAVIQQLKQQKHELTALQQADRRKAKASDTLSATVLANLSCGVMFFNASGLVRHANAMSRQILGFASPVGLRANELFRNATLQDSQFNTIDEALAPAVTGESVVRGLVLNYISPDGAKRVLDLTVSPVLGEDASLMGTTFVLTDRTEIARIRQDQEMRQEVSAEMALELRGSLTTIAGYAQQLAHTRDNEMARQIADDIASEAAQLDRTIGSFLSGSAKAASTSS
- a CDS encoding DUF1569 domain-containing protein — encoded protein: MDSYLEKLQQELEKTMTVARPEQMGEGADGKWSSAQVLEHLYLTYHNTNKGIAKCLESGAPLGTQATLKQRLSALVVVKAGYLPSGRKSPERAVPKGMPSDQVVREIIPEIQKMDQGFAECERKFGADARILDHPVLGPFTAGQWRKFHWVHGRHHARQIRERLGKAKEVER
- a CDS encoding beta-propeller fold lactonase family protein, whose amino-acid sequence is MSPSLFRVFVATLVLTNISALFAQTQPPGPLPKRHRDELVFVANQSANTVSAYQIKSNGGLLPVPGSPFPAGGAPNSIAVVPSGRFAYVADVIPGGITAFSVAHSGALTPLSGSPFSAPTGTASLTIDPSGRFLYALNCGANCSGTGNGNINSYAIDEETGSLTPIGPAVNAGQYPYSLAVEPAGQFAYVASAGSGEVFSYTIDSHTGALTQIGSPIASGNRPIFIVVEPWGQYVYAANTGSNNISGFSINFDGSLSVVAGSPFAASDFTAAIAASRNGHFLIVPTGPGSFVYDVTDSGALITVPGSPFAGGGLPNDVAINTTDGFAYVVNRSSNDVSAYRFNDKKGTLIPVAGSPFPAGSFAAAITSAPAPTR
- a CDS encoding GMC family oxidoreductase; amino-acid sequence: MPQVIRSAKVYDVCIVGSGAGGGMAAKVLTEGGLSVALLEAGPPLNPDKDFKEHVWPYELPHRGAGVAGNALKPGNGMENEFLAPTGAWTIEGEPYSTAPGSKFRWFRSRIVGGRTNHWGRIALRFAPVDFHVKTHDGLGDDWPITYEDVAPYYDQVESYIGVFGTKENFPSAPDGIFQPPPKLRCSEVILKAACEKVGIPCIPARLAVLTRPLNGRPACHYCGQCGRGCRVAANFSSSQVLIPPAQKTGRLTLITGAMAREILVGKDGRAEGVSYIDKATLSEKRIHAKAVVVAASACESARLLLNSKSSLFPDGIANTSGTVGRYLMDSVGSSGAGYFPQMEKIPPHNHDGTGGMHVYVPWWKFDRQNDFPRGYHIEMGGGRDMPGIGMFHDLCDDVEGYGASLKQACRKSYGTVMGLSGRGEMIPNPDSFCEIDPDRVDQWGIPTLRFHFKWSDHEIKMAKDMQQTFRSIVEAAGGTYLTKTDPDGENPYGIADGGVIIHEIGTARMGPDPKTSVLNGYCQAHDVKNLFVTDGASFVSNPDKNPTLTILALSWRASDYLLEQAKKGNL